From Carassius gibelio isolate Cgi1373 ecotype wild population from Czech Republic chromosome B23, carGib1.2-hapl.c, whole genome shotgun sequence, the proteins below share one genomic window:
- the LOC128011643 gene encoding uncharacterized protein LOC128011643, producing the protein MADECIHSLQLELEAVGKQIRDLEQKQAQLRERRAALESSRADAHKSGVSIQRAVNSPTTSTPCVSLRRPGAPRTRSSQMSFTATPGHHGPWVHPQRRTRAGSRATTSPPPAFEISIQNRFAPLRETGCDAVIIGDSIVRHIPAILKDGESPRAVVLHAGVNDTTLRQTETLKRDFRSLIETVRSTTPEATIVVSGPLPTYRRGHERFSRLFALNEWLLSWCKEQKLLFVNNWNLFWECPRLFRADGLHPSKIGAELLSDNISRTLRSM; encoded by the exons atggcggatgaatgtatCCACTCtttgcagctcgagctcgaggccgtggggaagcagattcgcgacctggaacagaagcaggcccagctgagagagcggagagccgcgctggaatcatcccgggctgacgctcacaagtccggggtaagtatacagcgtgctgttaacagtcccaccacgtctactccgtgtgtttctctgcgcaggcccggtgcacccaggacgcgatcttcccagatgtccttcactgcgacgccgggacaccatggaccatgggtgcatccacagcggaggacgcgagctgggtcccgggcgacgacttctccccctcctgccttcgagatctccatccagaaccgcttcgctcccctccgcgagacaggatgcgacgctgtgatcatcggagactccatcgtccgacac atacccgcgatcctgaaggacggcgagagccccagagcggtcgtgcttcacgccggggttaacgacaccacgctgcggcagacggagacgctgaagagggacttcaggagcctgatcgagacggttcgcagcacgacgcccgaggcgacgatcgtcgtgtcaggaccactgcccacgtatcgacgaggacacgaaaggttcagtagactttttgctttaaatgaatggttgttgtcatggtgtaaagaacagaaactgctatttgttaataactggaatcttttctgggagtgtcctagactgtttcgcgctgatggattacaccccagcaaaattggagcggagcttctctctgacaacatctccaggacacttcgctccatgtga